Proteins from a single region of Rhinolophus sinicus isolate RSC01 linkage group LG13, ASM3656204v1, whole genome shotgun sequence:
- the CTXND1 gene encoding cortexin domain-containing 1 protein isoform X1, with the protein MPGRLPLRSEPPLGGWPGHARTAGALTQPQPGRCPPSRAWQTLAAPRPQDAPPATPSEQRGSQPGPRAQGTGLPRSHDTAGCHCCLQPKPHRLRLVVASIFTTQSWEITEGQTAEPISGERPIHAPRAEASASSNHDSLARNVQSCSDFSLHIWKILCSPWICLTPRGPRAAVLAAGCHVQPVPLPRATSGPRVPAHPVALMKW; encoded by the exons ATGCCAGGCCGGTTGCCGCTCCGCTCAGAGCCCCCTCTCGGCGGCTGGCCCGGGCACGCCCGCACCGCCGGGGCGCTGACTCAGCCGCAGCCGGGCCGCTGCCCGCCGAGCCGGGCCTGGCAGACCCTGGCAGCCCCGCGTCCCCAGGACGCGCCTCCCGCGACCCCCTCCGAACAGCGCGGCAGCCAGCCGGGCCCCCGAGCGCAGGGGACCGGCCTCCCCAG GAGTCACGACACAGCCGGCTGTCACTGCTGCCTGCAGCCAAAGCCCCACCGTCTGAGGCTGGTGGTGGCCTCAATCTTCACGACACAGTCCTGGGAAATCACGGAAGGACAGACAGCGGAGCCCATCTCTGGGGAGAGACCCATCCACGCCCCAAGGGCTGAGGCAAGCGCGTCTTCTAACCATGACTCCTTGGCCAGAAACGTCCAAAGCTGCTCCGATTTCAGTCTACACATCTGGAAGATTCTCTGTTCACCCTGGATCTGTCTTacg CCCCGTGGTCCCCGCGCTGCTGTCCTGGCTGCCGGCTGCCATGTCCAGCCAGTGCCCCTCCCTCGTGCAACGAGCGGACCCAGGGTGCCAGCCCATCCAGTGGCCCTGATGAAGTGGTGA
- the CTXND1 gene encoding cortexin domain-containing 1 protein isoform X2 — MPGRLPLRSEPPLGGWPGHARTAGALTQPQPGRCPPSRAWQTLAAPRPQDAPPATPSEQRGSQPGPRAQGTGLPSPVVPALLSWLPAAMSSQCPSLVQRADPGCQPIQWP; from the exons ATGCCAGGCCGGTTGCCGCTCCGCTCAGAGCCCCCTCTCGGCGGCTGGCCCGGGCACGCCCGCACCGCCGGGGCGCTGACTCAGCCGCAGCCGGGCCGCTGCCCGCCGAGCCGGGCCTGGCAGACCCTGGCAGCCCCGCGTCCCCAGGACGCGCCTCCCGCGACCCCCTCCGAACAGCGCGGCAGCCAGCCGGGCCCCCGAGCGCAGGGGACCGGCCTCCCCAG CCCCGTGGTCCCCGCGCTGCTGTCCTGGCTGCCGGCTGCCATGTCCAGCCAGTGCCCCTCCCTCGTGCAACGAGCGGACCCAGGGTGCCAGCCCATCCAGTGGCCCTGA
- the CTXND1 gene encoding cortexin domain-containing 1 protein isoform X3 yields MEEPTPEPVYVDVDKGLTLACFVFLCLFLVVMIIRCAKVIMDPYSAIPTSTWEEQHLDD; encoded by the coding sequence ATGGAGGAGCCCACGCCCGAGCCCGTCTACGTGGACGTGGACAAGGGGCTGACCCTGGCCTGCTTCgtcttcctctgcctcttcctcgTCGTCATGATCATCCGCTGCGCCAAGGTCATCATGGACCCGTACAGCGCCATCCCCACGTCCACCTGGGAAGAGCAACACCTGGACGACTGA